One window of Paludibacter propionicigenes WB4 genomic DNA carries:
- the recG gene encoding ATP-dependent DNA helicase RecG has translation MDLSSQDIKFLPGVGPKKADLLNKELGIRSAEDLLRHYPYKYVDRSRFYYLHEISEDMPFIQVKGQIIRFEKVGEGPTQRLTAIFTDGRETIELVWFKGVKYVIDKYKTGVQYVVFGKPSPFNGRFNIVHPEIELVSQLPPPEQMGLQPFYNTSEKMKNSFLNSKMLQKIIFPVIQSIKPGIPDTLPAYLLQKFALMNLTESLVNVHFPKNANALNKARQRLKFEELFYIQLNILQQTKWRDQHFKGFVFGQIGHYFNTFFKDFLPFELTGAQKRVLREIRIDVASGRQMNRLLQGDVGSGKTLVALMAMLMAVDNGFQACIMAPTEILATQHFASLTEFLGDMGVSVALLTGSTRPKARVELHEKLRSGELNILIGTHALIEDTVQFSNLGLVVIDEQHRFGVEQRARLWRKNVQPPHILVMTATPIPRTLAMTLYGDLSVSVIDELPPGRKPIQTYHYYENKRQGLNQFIAKQVEAGRQIYIVYPLIQESEKIDLQNLETGYEYMREVFPTYTISKVHGKLKPAEKDHEMQKFVTGQTQIMVATTVIEVGVNVPNASVMVIESAQRFGLSQLHQLRGRVGRGAEQSFCILLTDYKLASDTRKRMEIMVRTNDGFEISEADLKLRGPGDLEGTQQSGLPFDLKIANLAQDGKMLEIARNAAMEILEDDPQLIKTENRVLATQLRKMKTNTLNWGSIS, from the coding sequence ATGGATCTCTCCTCACAAGACATAAAATTCCTGCCCGGTGTAGGACCGAAAAAAGCGGATTTGCTCAACAAAGAGCTTGGCATACGCAGTGCCGAGGATTTGTTGCGCCACTACCCTTACAAATATGTGGACAGGAGCAGGTTTTATTACCTCCACGAAATATCCGAAGACATGCCTTTTATTCAGGTAAAAGGGCAAATTATCCGTTTCGAAAAAGTAGGCGAAGGACCTACGCAACGGTTGACAGCCATTTTTACCGATGGGCGTGAAACCATAGAACTGGTTTGGTTTAAAGGCGTAAAATACGTTATTGATAAGTACAAAACAGGAGTTCAGTACGTTGTTTTCGGTAAACCATCGCCATTCAACGGACGGTTCAACATTGTTCATCCCGAGATAGAGTTGGTATCGCAGTTGCCACCACCCGAGCAAATGGGACTCCAACCATTTTACAATACATCGGAAAAAATGAAAAACAGTTTTCTGAATTCGAAGATGCTTCAGAAAATCATTTTCCCGGTTATTCAGTCTATCAAGCCCGGCATCCCCGATACACTTCCGGCGTATCTGCTTCAGAAATTTGCACTTATGAACCTCACCGAATCGCTGGTGAACGTTCATTTTCCCAAAAATGCCAATGCGCTCAACAAAGCCCGTCAGCGACTAAAGTTCGAGGAGCTTTTTTATATTCAGCTGAATATCCTGCAACAAACCAAGTGGCGCGACCAACATTTCAAAGGGTTTGTTTTCGGGCAAATAGGACATTATTTCAATACTTTCTTCAAAGATTTTCTTCCGTTCGAACTTACCGGCGCTCAAAAACGGGTGTTACGCGAAATTCGCATCGATGTTGCTTCGGGTCGTCAAATGAACCGCCTGCTGCAAGGCGATGTGGGAAGTGGAAAAACTCTCGTAGCGCTGATGGCTATGCTTATGGCTGTGGACAATGGCTTTCAGGCATGCATCATGGCTCCTACCGAAATTCTGGCTACGCAACATTTTGCCAGCCTGACAGAATTTTTAGGCGATATGGGCGTTAGTGTAGCATTGCTTACCGGCTCTACTCGCCCCAAAGCCCGCGTGGAGCTGCACGAGAAACTCCGCAGCGGCGAGTTGAACATTCTCATAGGAACACACGCACTGATTGAAGACACGGTGCAATTCAGCAACCTGGGCCTGGTGGTTATCGACGAGCAACATCGATTCGGCGTAGAGCAACGCGCCCGGCTTTGGCGGAAAAACGTTCAGCCGCCACACATACTGGTAATGACTGCTACACCTATTCCGCGGACATTGGCCATGACGCTTTATGGTGATTTAAGCGTTTCGGTGATTGATGAATTGCCACCCGGACGAAAACCGATTCAGACTTACCATTACTACGAAAATAAGCGGCAGGGTCTCAACCAGTTTATTGCCAAACAGGTAGAAGCCGGAAGGCAAATTTATATCGTGTATCCGCTCATTCAGGAATCGGAAAAAATTGATTTACAAAACCTGGAAACGGGTTATGAATATATGCGCGAAGTGTTTCCAACGTACACAATCAGCAAAGTGCATGGCAAATTGAAGCCCGCAGAAAAAGACCACGAGATGCAAAAATTCGTAACGGGTCAAACCCAGATAATGGTTGCCACCACGGTGATAGAAGTAGGGGTAAATGTACCCAATGCATCGGTGATGGTGATAGAAAGTGCACAACGATTTGGCCTGTCGCAGTTGCATCAGTTGAGGGGCAGAGTAGGGCGTGGAGCCGAGCAGTCTTTTTGTATTTTATTAACAGATTATAAGCTGGCTTCGGACACCCGCAAGCGCATGGAAATTATGGTTAGAACCAACGATGGTTTTGAAATTTCGGAGGCCGACCTGAAGCTTCGCGGACCCGGCGATTTGGAAGGAACGCAACAAAGCGGTTTGCCTTTCGACCTGAAAATAGCCAACTTGGCTCAGGATGGAAAAATGTTGGAGATAGCCCGAAACGCTGCCATGGAAATTCTGGAAGATGACCCGCAACTAATCAAAACTGAGAACAGGGTGTTGGCTACACAATTAAGAAAAATGAAAACGAATACCTTAAATTGGGGTTCAATTAGTTAA
- a CDS encoding 2-C-methyl-D-erythritol 4-phosphate cytidylyltransferase: MTNSNIAIIVAGGKGVRMGADIPKQFIEVQGKPVLMHTLEAFRRYDALMPLILVLPAVQFGFWDELCRKHAFTLSHTVVAGGETRFQSVKNGLQAIGTAARVAIHDGVRPLVSTETIARCFDEAARHGAVIPVVDLVDSIRQLTEGESLSVDRTAYKLVQTPQVFSSEIVLKAYEQDFSPLFTDDASVVEANGVKIHLVEGNRENIKITTEFDLRIVETLMQ, translated from the coding sequence ATGACTAATTCCAACATTGCCATTATTGTAGCCGGAGGAAAAGGAGTGCGCATGGGAGCCGACATTCCCAAACAGTTTATTGAGGTGCAGGGCAAGCCTGTGCTGATGCATACGCTCGAAGCTTTTCGGCGTTACGATGCCTTGATGCCATTAATTCTGGTACTGCCTGCTGTTCAGTTTGGTTTTTGGGATGAGCTCTGCCGGAAGCACGCCTTCACGCTGTCGCATACGGTAGTAGCAGGTGGAGAAACCCGCTTTCAGTCGGTCAAAAACGGACTTCAAGCCATTGGAACTGCTGCCCGGGTGGCAATACACGACGGTGTCAGACCCTTGGTGAGCACCGAAACCATTGCACGCTGCTTTGACGAAGCTGCCAGACACGGCGCCGTTATTCCGGTGGTGGATTTGGTGGATAGTATCAGGCAGCTGACCGAAGGCGAAAGCCTGTCGGTGGATCGGACAGCCTACAAGTTGGTGCAGACACCGCAGGTGTTCAGCAGCGAGATAGTGCTGAAAGCTTATGAGCAGGACTTTTCTCCGCTTTTCACCGACGATGCATCGGTGGTGGAAGCCAACGGAGTGAAAATACATTTGGTGGAAGGCAACCGCGAAAACATCAAAATTACTACAGAATTTGATTTACGAATTGTAGAAACTCTTATGCAATGA
- a CDS encoding acyltransferase yields MTAKHTNIQWLDTLRTLAIVGVVIIHVSSPLVNMTYGKNLHFWWIGNVVDSAVRFAVPLFLMLSGATLLGKEYKLSEFYKRRFTRVLIPFLFWMVAYWVYRWLLLYPKIQPHDLQGIVQWATNLFLLEGVSKHFWYIYMILFLYLFVPFLGKALQKLNLSVISWVLLVWVVLTFACKSIPLNMYSWSGDYGSKLLGYVLYSGYMVLGYYLLKLPVCTAKTRFAAALVFLLTVAVSAFFTYLFSKNNHKLDLTMYSYLGVNTIIQSIAIFMLVKDLTFENRHLYQTFETVSKYSYGIYLVHIIIISIMFDHGIYWGIAHPLISLPVITLMVLVCSFAIIYVFRILPGGKRVTG; encoded by the coding sequence ATGACAGCAAAGCATACCAACATTCAATGGCTGGACACCCTACGCACGCTTGCTATAGTGGGTGTGGTTATTATTCATGTGTCTTCGCCGCTGGTCAATATGACCTACGGTAAAAATTTGCACTTCTGGTGGATAGGTAATGTGGTGGACAGTGCCGTAAGGTTTGCCGTACCATTGTTTCTTATGCTCAGTGGTGCCACTCTGCTGGGGAAAGAATACAAACTGAGCGAGTTCTACAAAAGGAGATTCACCCGCGTTCTTATTCCATTTCTTTTCTGGATGGTGGCGTATTGGGTTTACCGCTGGCTGCTGCTCTATCCCAAAATACAGCCGCACGACCTTCAGGGCATTGTGCAATGGGCTACCAACCTGTTTTTACTGGAAGGCGTCTCGAAGCACTTTTGGTATATCTACATGATTTTGTTTCTCTACCTGTTTGTCCCGTTTCTGGGCAAAGCGCTGCAAAAGCTTAACCTGTCGGTAATATCCTGGGTGCTGTTGGTGTGGGTGGTGCTTACCTTTGCCTGTAAATCTATACCGTTGAACATGTACAGCTGGTCCGGCGACTACGGCAGTAAACTGTTGGGGTATGTTCTGTATTCGGGCTACATGGTGCTGGGTTATTACCTGCTGAAATTACCCGTTTGTACAGCCAAAACCCGATTTGCAGCGGCTTTAGTATTTCTGCTGACTGTGGCAGTGTCGGCATTTTTCACTTACCTTTTCAGCAAAAACAACCATAAACTGGATCTGACCATGTACAGTTACCTTGGCGTAAACACCATCATTCAGTCCATTGCCATATTTATGCTGGTAAAAGACCTGACATTTGAAAACAGGCATCTGTATCAGACTTTCGAAACTGTGAGCAAATACAGCTATGGTATTTACCTGGTTCATATTATCATTATCAGCATCATGTTCGACCACGGAATTTATTGGGGTATTGCCCATCCGCTTATTTCATTGCCTGTGATTACGCTTATGGTACTGGTATGCTCGTTTGCCATTATTTATGTGTTTCGCATACTGCCGGGCGGTAAACGGGTGACGGGTTAA
- the ndk gene encoding nucleoside-diphosphate kinase, which produces MEKTLVIIKPGAIQRGLVGEVIRRFEQKGLQLCGLKMLQLTDEILEEHYAHIVDKPFFPRVKAAMKATPVIVCCLKGMDAVHVVHRLAGATNGREAAMGTMRGDYSMSVQWNIIHTSDSIKTADLELARFFKEGEIFEYKQSYLEYIYSEDEII; this is translated from the coding sequence ATGGAAAAAACACTTGTAATAATTAAACCCGGAGCCATACAGCGTGGATTAGTGGGTGAAGTAATCAGACGTTTCGAACAAAAAGGATTACAACTTTGTGGATTAAAAATGCTGCAACTAACAGACGAAATTCTGGAAGAACATTACGCACACATTGTGGATAAACCCTTTTTCCCACGGGTTAAAGCAGCCATGAAGGCCACTCCGGTCATTGTTTGCTGCCTCAAAGGTATGGACGCAGTGCATGTGGTGCATCGTCTTGCCGGAGCTACCAACGGACGCGAAGCTGCCATGGGAACCATGCGTGGAGATTATAGCATGAGCGTTCAGTGGAACATTATACATACTTCCGATTCCATAAAAACTGCCGACCTGGAGTTAGCCCGTTTTTTTAAGGAAGGAGAAATTTTCGAATACAAACAATCATATTTGGAATACATATATTCCGAGGACG
- a CDS encoding SPOR domain-containing protein, translating into MKMKSFAFVAALVLIIGALQAQQNQEVQKHNIVDALTSTDSTTRATVKIHQDKRIDQLLANKKHISDPTMANGFRVQVFSSNVQRTAKTEAFRIEKQIKEQFPDEAVYVNYTSPFWKVRVGDFRTQAEAQRVRAQLKEAFPNLKSEIYIVREQIIISSSK; encoded by the coding sequence ATGAAAATGAAAAGTTTTGCGTTTGTTGCTGCTTTAGTCCTGATAATAGGAGCCTTACAAGCACAACAAAACCAGGAAGTACAGAAACACAATATCGTTGATGCACTAACTTCTACCGACTCCACCACTCGTGCAACCGTAAAAATTCATCAGGATAAACGAATAGACCAACTGCTTGCCAACAAGAAGCATATCAGCGACCCTACGATGGCCAATGGTTTCAGGGTGCAGGTTTTTTCGAGCAATGTGCAGCGTACAGCCAAAACCGAAGCTTTTCGGATAGAGAAACAAATTAAAGAACAATTTCCGGACGAAGCTGTTTATGTAAACTATACTTCGCCTTTCTGGAAAGTGAGAGTGGGCGATTTCAGAACACAAGCGGAAGCACAACGGGTTAGAGCTCAACTCAAAGAAGCATTTCCCAATTTAAAAAGCGAAATATATATTGTTCGGGAACAAATTATAATTTCGAGCTCAAAATAA
- the folE gene encoding GTP cyclohydrolase I FolE, which yields MDFNLNQPVPFDAEKTAKIAEHYHQIIELLGEDVNREGLLKTPERVSKAMQFLMQGYEQDPEEILRSAMFTENYRQMVIVKDIDFYSMCEHHMLPFFGKAHIAYIPNKQITGLSKIARIVEVYARRMQVQERMTTQIKACIQKTLNPMGVMVIIEAQHLCMQMRGVQKQHSITTTSDFTGVFEQAKTREEFMNLINRK from the coding sequence ATGGATTTCAATCTCAACCAACCGGTTCCTTTTGACGCAGAGAAAACAGCTAAAATTGCCGAACATTACCACCAAATTATAGAATTACTGGGCGAAGACGTAAATCGTGAAGGTTTACTGAAAACCCCCGAACGTGTTTCGAAAGCCATGCAGTTTTTGATGCAGGGCTACGAGCAGGATCCGGAAGAAATACTCCGCTCGGCCATGTTTACCGAGAACTACCGCCAAATGGTAATCGTGAAGGACATCGATTTCTACTCCATGTGTGAGCATCACATGCTACCGTTTTTCGGCAAAGCGCATATCGCCTATATTCCGAACAAACAAATTACCGGATTGAGCAAAATAGCCCGTATAGTGGAGGTATATGCCCGCCGCATGCAGGTACAGGAACGCATGACCACGCAAATAAAAGCCTGTATTCAGAAAACATTGAACCCCATGGGCGTGATGGTAATTATCGAAGCGCAACACCTTTGCATGCAAATGCGCGGAGTGCAGAAACAACATTCTATCACCACCACTTCGGACTTTACTGGTGTATTTGAGCAGGCTAAAACCCGCGAAGAATTCATGAATCTGATCAACAGGAAATGA